The following coding sequences lie in one Arachis ipaensis cultivar K30076 chromosome B05, Araip1.1, whole genome shotgun sequence genomic window:
- the LOC107643741 gene encoding uncharacterized protein LOC107643741 isoform X1, producing the protein MLIHVHFLWNHVDILGKLYLLLLGTTSLSLSRDIYFLQKLLNLKGHDGFRMNEVLVSLWYIMGLWPLAYSMLLLPTGRSSKSKVPIWPFLLLSCFGGAYALLPYFILWNPPAPSIEETELKSWPLIFLESKVTAVIGYSKVDILCSESGKQRIILMDQESQEASILPSSLRSSRKNEAIHKLGY; encoded by the exons ATGTTGATTCATGTTCATTTTCTCTGGAACCATGTTGACATTCTG GGTAAACTATATTTGCTGCTTCTTGGGACCACATCTCTTAGTCTG TCAAGGGACATTTATTTCCTACAAAAGCTTCTGAATTTGAAAGGACATGATGGTTTCAGAATGAATGAAGTGCTTGTGTCATTGTGGTACATAATGGGTTTGTGGCCCTTGGCCTATAGCATGCTGCTACTTCCTACAGGAAGGAG CTCAAAAAGCAAAGTTCCTATTTGGCCCTTCCTTTTACTTTCATGTTTTGGCGGTGCATATGCGCTTCTTCCTTATTTCATACTTTGGAATCCACCAGCACCTTCGATTGAAGAAACTGAGCTTAAATCATGGCCATTGATCTTTCTTGAATCAAAAGTAACTGCAGTG ATCGGATATAGTAAGGTAGACATCCTCTGCTCAGAAAGTGGAAAGCAGCGAATAATTTTGATGGACCAAGAATCTCAAGAGGCAAGTATattgccatcatcactaagaaGCTCAAGAAAGAATGAAGCTATCCATAAATTAGGATATTGA
- the LOC107643741 gene encoding uncharacterized protein LOC107643741 isoform X2: MLIHVHFLWNHVDILSRDIYFLQKLLNLKGHDGFRMNEVLVSLWYIMGLWPLAYSMLLLPTGRSSKSKVPIWPFLLLSCFGGAYALLPYFILWNPPAPSIEETELKSWPLIFLESKVTAVIGYSKVDILCSESGKQRIILMDQESQEASILPSSLRSSRKNEAIHKLGY, encoded by the exons ATGTTGATTCATGTTCATTTTCTCTGGAACCATGTTGACATTCTG TCAAGGGACATTTATTTCCTACAAAAGCTTCTGAATTTGAAAGGACATGATGGTTTCAGAATGAATGAAGTGCTTGTGTCATTGTGGTACATAATGGGTTTGTGGCCCTTGGCCTATAGCATGCTGCTACTTCCTACAGGAAGGAG CTCAAAAAGCAAAGTTCCTATTTGGCCCTTCCTTTTACTTTCATGTTTTGGCGGTGCATATGCGCTTCTTCCTTATTTCATACTTTGGAATCCACCAGCACCTTCGATTGAAGAAACTGAGCTTAAATCATGGCCATTGATCTTTCTTGAATCAAAAGTAACTGCAGTG ATCGGATATAGTAAGGTAGACATCCTCTGCTCAGAAAGTGGAAAGCAGCGAATAATTTTGATGGACCAAGAATCTCAAGAGGCAAGTATattgccatcatcactaagaaGCTCAAGAAAGAATGAAGCTATCCATAAATTAGGATATTGA
- the LOC107643741 gene encoding uncharacterized protein LOC107643741 isoform X3, with amino-acid sequence MLIHVHFLWNHVDILGKLYLLLLGTTSLSLSRDIYFLQKLLNLKGHDGFRMNEVLVSLWYIMGLWPLAYSMLLLPTGRSSKSKVPIWPFLLLSCFGGAYALLPYFILWNPPAPSIEETELKSWPLIFLESKVTAVCRSDIVR; translated from the exons ATGTTGATTCATGTTCATTTTCTCTGGAACCATGTTGACATTCTG GGTAAACTATATTTGCTGCTTCTTGGGACCACATCTCTTAGTCTG TCAAGGGACATTTATTTCCTACAAAAGCTTCTGAATTTGAAAGGACATGATGGTTTCAGAATGAATGAAGTGCTTGTGTCATTGTGGTACATAATGGGTTTGTGGCCCTTGGCCTATAGCATGCTGCTACTTCCTACAGGAAGGAG CTCAAAAAGCAAAGTTCCTATTTGGCCCTTCCTTTTACTTTCATGTTTTGGCGGTGCATATGCGCTTCTTCCTTATTTCATACTTTGGAATCCACCAGCACCTTCGATTGAAGAAACTGAGCTTAAATCATGGCCATTGATCTTTCTTGAATCAAAAGTAACTGCAGTG TGTAGATCGGATATAGTAAGGTAG